In a single window of the Luteolibacter yonseiensis genome:
- a CDS encoding metallopeptidase family protein translates to MNFETLSLWADEELKSLVKILPADIQEAANKVTISMEEKPGRGTYDEELEGDELGLFEGPSAMDENDSAEIPSIRLFLTNLWEWVGEDEQDYRDEVGTTFLHELGHYLGWDEDEVAARGLE, encoded by the coding sequence ATGAACTTTGAAACACTGAGCCTGTGGGCGGACGAGGAACTGAAATCCCTGGTGAAAATCCTGCCTGCGGACATTCAGGAAGCCGCGAACAAGGTCACCATCTCCATGGAGGAAAAACCCGGACGCGGCACCTATGACGAGGAGCTGGAGGGCGACGAACTCGGACTCTTCGAAGGCCCGTCCGCGATGGACGAAAACGATTCGGCGGAAATCCCGAGCATCCGTCTTTTCCTCACCAACCTGTGGGAATGGGTGGGCGAGGACGAGCAGGACTATCGGGACGAGGTAGGCACCACCTTCCTCCACGAGCTCGGCCACTACCTCGGCTGGGACGAGGATGAGGTCGCGGCGCGCGGTTTGGAATAA
- a CDS encoding glycosyltransferase — MSVAGNVALELLTSCWVLQSAAALVKTRKAARLFGEHRRWLDGKVKPYEKRRVALVIAVKGVSENFERFMDFALGQDYPDYRVIFVTESENDPAHPAIRARMEGSGRATLIVAGAAANTGQKVHNQLAAFRALENADRIVAFADGDLFGRKDWLSCLVLPLNMAQADCSTGYRWFVPADQSMPNRVVTLIGTAIEPLIGPNWRMCLWGGSMAVTREIFEELEIPKNLEGSINDDARISQLARRAGKRMRYVRSVAAPSPVDFDWAALFEFGRRQYFQLRIYQPLLWWMALMIPLLFLASFSTCLVRLGMGELHMLVFIGVAVLLNLKRTEVRRGYLKYRFDQGEAAPLDEAVKGSWWLDPLINVVHLLIILSSACGRQIVWAGIRYRVTAPQKTEILRR, encoded by the coding sequence ATGAGCGTTGCTGGAAATGTCGCCCTGGAGTTGCTGACCTCGTGTTGGGTGCTGCAATCCGCCGCCGCGCTGGTGAAGACCCGGAAGGCGGCGCGCTTGTTTGGCGAGCACCGGCGCTGGCTGGATGGCAAGGTGAAGCCTTATGAGAAACGCCGTGTCGCGCTGGTGATCGCGGTGAAGGGTGTTTCGGAAAATTTCGAACGTTTCATGGATTTCGCACTCGGACAGGACTACCCCGACTACCGGGTGATCTTCGTCACCGAATCGGAGAACGATCCCGCGCACCCTGCGATCCGCGCGCGGATGGAAGGCTCCGGCCGTGCGACGCTCATCGTGGCGGGTGCCGCCGCAAACACGGGACAGAAAGTCCATAACCAGCTCGCCGCTTTCAGGGCATTGGAAAATGCCGACCGCATCGTCGCGTTCGCGGATGGTGATCTTTTCGGTCGCAAGGACTGGCTTTCATGTCTTGTGCTGCCGCTGAACATGGCCCAGGCGGATTGCTCCACCGGCTACCGTTGGTTTGTCCCGGCGGATCAATCCATGCCGAACAGGGTGGTGACGCTCATCGGCACCGCCATCGAGCCGCTCATCGGCCCGAACTGGCGGATGTGTCTGTGGGGGGGCTCCATGGCGGTGACACGCGAGATTTTCGAAGAATTGGAGATCCCGAAGAATCTCGAAGGCAGCATCAATGACGATGCGCGCATCAGCCAGTTGGCGAGGCGTGCGGGAAAGCGCATGCGCTACGTGCGCTCGGTGGCCGCGCCATCTCCGGTGGACTTCGACTGGGCCGCGTTGTTTGAATTCGGACGCCGCCAGTATTTCCAACTGCGTATCTATCAGCCGCTGCTGTGGTGGATGGCGCTGATGATCCCGCTGCTTTTCCTGGCGAGTTTCTCCACCTGCCTGGTGCGGCTGGGCATGGGCGAACTCCACATGCTGGTCTTCATCGGCGTGGCGGTTTTGTTGAATCTGAAAAGGACGGAAGTCCGGCGTGGTTACTTGAAATACCGCTTCGACCAGGGAGAGGCGGCGCCATTGGATGAAGCTGTCAAAGGAAGCTGGTGGTTGGATCCGCTGATCAATGTCGTCCACCTGCTCATCATCCTCAGCTCCGCCTGCGGGCGGCAGATCGTCTGGGCCGGTATCCGCTACCGGGTGACCGCCCCACAGAAGACGGAAATTCTCCGCAGGTAG
- a CDS encoding cytochrome P450, whose amino-acid sequence MAYTPPYPEPLDQSSRRSLWNLFKRGRRSWLATLYEGSYSGRMSRVRLPGVQLFLVKFPDLIKEVLVDKFDHFPKHELSETALKPLLGESIFTTNGPVWERQRRMLDPAFGQAKLKEVFTLMTGGADAMVARLDAVKDGDIADIEIEMTHVTADIILRTILSESLEGEGARKIFNAFNLFQEKAVVMIQLSFFRLPLWLAPRHYMVWKSTGKEIRELLAVPIRKRYEAHQRGENAGHKDILQSLLETSDPVDGSVYTLEELVDQVAMLFLAGHETSASALSWSLFLLSKCPEIQEKLHVETCQLLGDRQPEFKDIPRHRQIRNVFRETMRIYPPVGFLTFRKATGGQKLQKKDLPDGSPIVISPWLVHRHRDLWERPNEFDPDRFEGGLDQPPCAYIPFGQGPRICIGAAFAMQEAMLILATLTRRYRFEPAPGPEPEPTSRLTIRSLDGISLRVWKRPQVKHEQTIPDEPAEAAAAPAKCPFH is encoded by the coding sequence ATGGCCTACACCCCTCCCTATCCGGAACCACTGGACCAATCCTCGCGGCGATCCCTCTGGAATCTCTTCAAGCGCGGCCGCCGCTCGTGGCTCGCGACACTCTATGAAGGCAGCTACTCCGGCAGGATGTCACGCGTGCGGCTCCCGGGCGTGCAGCTTTTTCTCGTGAAATTCCCCGACCTCATCAAGGAGGTGCTGGTCGACAAATTCGACCATTTTCCGAAACACGAACTTTCCGAAACCGCCCTCAAGCCGCTTCTCGGCGAAAGCATCTTCACCACGAACGGCCCGGTCTGGGAACGCCAGCGCCGCATGCTCGACCCTGCCTTCGGCCAGGCGAAGCTCAAGGAAGTCTTCACCCTCATGACCGGTGGCGCGGATGCCATGGTCGCCCGGCTCGACGCCGTGAAGGACGGCGACATCGCCGATATCGAGATCGAGATGACCCACGTCACCGCGGACATCATCCTCCGCACCATCCTGTCGGAATCTCTCGAAGGCGAGGGAGCGAGGAAGATTTTCAACGCCTTCAACCTGTTCCAGGAAAAGGCGGTGGTGATGATCCAGCTCAGCTTCTTCCGCCTGCCGCTGTGGCTCGCACCAAGGCACTACATGGTCTGGAAAAGCACGGGAAAGGAAATCCGCGAGCTTCTCGCCGTGCCGATCCGCAAGCGTTACGAAGCGCACCAGCGCGGCGAGAATGCGGGGCACAAGGACATCCTGCAGTCGCTGCTCGAAACAAGCGATCCGGTGGATGGCTCGGTTTACACGCTGGAGGAACTGGTGGACCAGGTGGCGATGCTTTTCCTGGCCGGTCACGAAACATCGGCCAGCGCGCTCTCCTGGTCGTTGTTCCTCCTCTCCAAGTGCCCGGAGATCCAGGAAAAGCTGCATGTGGAAACCTGCCAGCTTCTCGGCGACCGCCAACCGGAGTTCAAGGACATCCCCCGCCACCGCCAGATCCGGAATGTCTTCCGGGAGACCATGCGGATCTATCCGCCGGTCGGGTTCCTCACGTTCCGCAAGGCGACGGGAGGACAGAAGCTGCAGAAGAAGGATCTGCCGGATGGCTCGCCCATCGTGATCTCTCCATGGCTGGTCCACCGTCATCGCGATCTGTGGGAGAGGCCGAACGAGTTCGATCCCGACCGCTTCGAAGGCGGGCTCGACCAACCGCCCTGCGCCTACATTCCCTTCGGCCAGGGACCGCGCATCTGCATCGGCGCGGCATTCGCCATGCAGGAGGCCATGCTCATTCTGGCGACCCTGACGAGACGTTATCGCTTCGAACCCGCCCCCGGTCCGGAGCCGGAGCCGACATCCCGCCTGACGATCCGCTCGCTGGATGGGATCTCACTCCGCGTCTGGAAACGACCGCAGGTGAAGCACGAACAGACGATCCCCGACGAGCCGGCTGAAGCGGCCGCGGCCCCCGCCAAGTGCCCGTTTCATTGA
- a CDS encoding SPFH and helix-turn-helix domain-containing protein: MDILGFIKGELLEIIEFNDDSRDTLSWRFPDEDKAIKNGAQLIVRESQAAQFVYLGQYGDCFGPGKHSLVTDNIPVLTRLKGWKYGFQSPFKADVYYITTRLFTGNKWGTANPIMMRDADFGVVRLRSFGTFDFKIVDAPVFLREVAGTDHHFRLDEFADTMRSRIVSVFSDALASAGVPALDVASRYSELGEALLPIINPQVISKYGIEITSFIVENVSVPPEVEAAIDKRSSMGVIGNLNDYVKFQMAESMTKGGADGGGSPAAAAGQMAMGFGMAQEMMKSMQSTPPPLPGAGSTGIPELLSPAQAAEILGVSEADVIASIDAGDLKGKKIGSAYRITRTALDAFLAE, encoded by the coding sequence ATGGACATTCTCGGATTCATCAAGGGCGAACTGCTGGAAATCATCGAATTCAACGACGACTCGCGCGACACCCTGTCGTGGCGTTTTCCGGACGAGGACAAGGCGATCAAGAACGGCGCGCAGCTCATCGTCCGCGAAAGCCAGGCGGCCCAGTTCGTCTATCTCGGCCAGTATGGGGATTGTTTCGGGCCGGGAAAACATTCGCTGGTCACGGACAACATCCCGGTGCTCACCCGGTTGAAAGGCTGGAAATACGGCTTCCAGTCCCCCTTCAAGGCGGACGTCTACTACATCACGACCCGGCTTTTCACCGGCAACAAATGGGGTACCGCGAACCCCATCATGATGCGGGACGCGGACTTCGGCGTGGTGCGCCTGCGCTCGTTCGGGACCTTTGATTTCAAGATCGTCGATGCGCCCGTTTTCCTCAGGGAGGTCGCGGGGACGGATCATCATTTCCGGTTGGATGAATTCGCGGATACCATGCGCTCGCGGATCGTCAGCGTGTTCAGCGACGCCCTCGCCTCGGCCGGAGTGCCCGCTCTCGACGTGGCCTCCCGTTATTCCGAACTCGGCGAAGCGCTGCTGCCGATCATCAATCCGCAGGTGATCTCGAAGTACGGCATCGAAATCACCAGTTTCATCGTGGAGAATGTCTCCGTGCCTCCCGAGGTGGAGGCCGCCATCGACAAGCGGTCGAGCATGGGAGTCATCGGAAATCTCAATGACTACGTGAAATTCCAGATGGCCGAGTCCATGACCAAGGGTGGTGCCGACGGCGGAGGATCGCCCGCAGCCGCCGCAGGGCAGATGGCGATGGGCTTCGGCATGGCGCAGGAAATGATGAAATCCATGCAATCCACCCCGCCACCGCTGCCCGGCGCGGGCAGCACGGGAATCCCCGAACTCCTCAGCCCGGCACAGGCGGCGGAAATTCTCGGCGTGTCCGAAGCGGACGTCATCGCGTCGATCGACGCCGGGGATCTGAAAGGAAAGAAAATCGGTTCCGCCTACCGCATCACCCGCACCGCGCTCGACGCATTCCTCGCGGAGTAA